A portion of the Bombina bombina isolate aBomBom1 chromosome 9, aBomBom1.pri, whole genome shotgun sequence genome contains these proteins:
- the LOC128640547 gene encoding trypsin-like has translation MRTSYSVTGKVAERVLVEEARDKLSNDLLHVMCILFTLFAYIKYRKYGEIEINKLYKKQLFLHPTSIVNMKFLLICMLLGAADISPCLFLLFSAALDDDKIVGGYTCGKNALPFQVSLNSGYHFCGGSLINSQWVVSAAHCYKASIQVRLGEHNIFASEGTEQFINSAKVIRHSGYNSWTLDNDIMLIKLASPATLNSYVNSVALPSGCAAAGTSCLISGWGNTLSSGSNSPDLLQCVDAPVLTSTQCSNAYPGEITNNMICVGYLEGGKDSCQGDSGGPVVCNGQLQGIVSWGYGCALKNYPGVYTKVCNYVSWIQNTIAAN, from the exons ATGAGGACGTCTTACTCTGTTACAGGGAAAGTAGCAGAACGTGTTTTAGTAGAAGAG GCCAGAGATAAACTTTCTAATGACCTTCTGCATGTCATGTGTATCTTATTTACCTTGTTTGCATACATTAaatatagaaaatatggggagataGAGATTAACAAACTGTATAAAAAGCAGCTTTTTCTTCACCCAACATCCATTGTCAACATGAAGTTCCTTCTGATCTGTATGCTCCTTGGAGCAGCTG ACATCTCACCCTGCTTATTCCTCCTTTTCTCAGCTGCATTGGATGATGATAAGATCGTAGGAGGTTACACCTGTGGTAAGAACGCTCTTCCATTCCAGGTGTCCCTGAACTCCGGTTACCATTTCTGTGGTGGGTCCCTGATTAACAGCCAGTGGGTTGTGTCTGCTGCTCACTGCTACAAAGC AAGCATCCAGGTCAGACTGGGAGAACACAACATTTTTGCCAGTGAAGGCACTGAGCAGTTCATCAACTCTGCCAAGGTCATCAGACATTCTGGTTACAACTCCTGGACCCTGGACAATGACATCATGCTCATCAAGCTCGCCTCTCCTGCTACTCTCAACTCCTATGTGAACTCTGTGGCTCTGCCCTCTGGGTGTGCCGCCGCTGGCACCAGCTGTCTGATCTCTGGCTGGGGAAATACTCTCAGCAGCGGAT CCAACTCCCCAGATCTCCTGCAGTGCGTGGACGCTCCCGTTCTGACTAGTACCCAGTGTAGCAATGCCTACCCCGGTGAGATCACCAACAACATGATCTGTGTTGGATATCTGGAAGGAGGCAAGGATTCCTGCCAG GGTGACTCCGGTGGACCTGTGGTGTGTAACGGACAGCTGCAGGGTATTGTCTCATGGGGCTATGGCTGCGCTCTCAAGAACTATCCTGGTGTCTACACCAAGGTCTGCAACTACGTCTCCTGGATCCAGAACACCATCGCTGCCAACTAA